The Kogia breviceps isolate mKogBre1 chromosome 2, mKogBre1 haplotype 1, whole genome shotgun sequence genome segment CTCTCATGCTAAGGAATAACTCATTTTGTCTGAGTCTACAGGGTCCTCTTACCCTCGCAATTCATGCAATGTGCTTTCCCTCCTCTTAGTCCGGAATATTCACTGAACTAGGGGGAAAGCAGATTTTGGGCAGAATAATCCCTTCCCCTTCCACTGGAGACCGAAGAAGGCTGGGCCCTGGTGGTATAGGCAGCAAGCAGGAATTCGGGAGTCAGGATACAGTATAGACCAGGCTCTGAAGACAGGCATTCCCTCTATGGAGCAGACTCCAGGGACCAGCTGCTTCCACCTCCACGGGAGAAGACACTGGCCCAGCTGACCGGGGATGGGGGACCCCAGAAAGTCTTCCTGAACCTGCACTGAATCCCATGAAGGGGTCTGAGTAGAAGGTGAGATCCTGGAGCAATGGCAGAGTTCCTTCCCACCAACACTCACCCCACCTGCCTCTGAGTTACTCCCCTTTCAAAAATCTTACTATCTCCAAAAATCCTCTGAGGTGGGACCACCAAAGCCCGAGACTTGCTCCTCCACAATACATAATTGTTTATACTCTATTTGCTTGACAAAAACTCATTCAACCAATAATTGAGGGTACCCAGGTTCTTGCCTGGCCTGTGAATGTCTGAAGTGGATGGAATCCCCACATCAAGGAGCCTGCTCTTAAGCATCTCCCATTCTGGCAGGAGAGGGAGTGAGGCTAAGGGCAAACCCCAAACACAGCTCCTAGCTCTGCAGAAGGAGGCAGTGGATTTGTGCTCCCAGGATCCCAGAAGATGCCAACCTCCCACACACTGGGGTCTGGAGTTGGGGGAAAACCACagggttgggggaaaaaaatcagtgtggCAGTTGGGCTGGTTTTTGAAGATAATCTGGATGAGGTGATAGAGGTAGGGGGCCCTAAACAACAAAACAGGCAGGTGACACCAGGTGCCCCCTGACTCCCCAACTATGCTGGCCAGAGCTGTTTGGCCAGCGGAGAGCACAACCAAATAGGCCAAGAAAACCCAAAACCTTGGGATTGGGTGGCAGGTGCCTGCCGGGAAGAGAAGAAGAGATTTGACAATGATGGGTGGAAGGGGTAATGTAGCAGATGATTGTGGACTGTCCTGTCCACTTTGACACAGTGTGGCCAGAGACTAAAGGTCCAGGGAAACAGGGCTCCAGTGGAGGAATTCTATGCTACCACCCCTTTGCTCCCCAATTCACTTTCCTCACCTTCCTGGCCGCCTCACAATAATCCTGAACTCTGCTGGTCCTGAGGGAATAGGATATGGGTAACAGCAGTGTTGTCCTTAAGATCCTGTCTTGCCGACCAGTATCAGGTGTGGAGACAGGAACAGACTGGAAAAATAGGGGAGGAGGAGTATTAATGGGAGCTCCTCAGGAGGATGGGGACCAAAGAGTCCCTATTTCCTGATCTGGAGGGGCCTCCTCTGCTAGCATGGAGGATATGGCTTGCCTGAGGCTCTGGGTCAGGGCTTTGGGGGTTATGGCAGGAAAGGGCTGTGGGCTAGAGGCTGAGGCGAGATCCTGAGAGCAGGaagtgagaggagagagagcagaCCCCTTTTGGTCCCAGAGCTTCCAACCTAGCAGGGTTCAGCTCCCTGGAGCCCTCTTCTTCAGATCCCTCTCCACCATCTCTGGACTCCGACTCCAGGCCCAGTCTCACCTCATGGCTTCCAGAGCAGCACTGATGCATCAGAGACAAGCCTGCCTTGGGGATAGTTCTGCAGCTCTGGGGGAACATTCTCACCGTTCCTGCTTCTAAAGCACCTGTCCTCCCCCCAAGGTGCAGGACAAAGATGCGGAAGAGGATAAGTAGATCTTCCCAACACTGCCAAGCAGGCCTGGGGCAGGCACTGAGGTCCCAAACAAGAATCCTCTCTGCCTACACTGTCCCCTTTTACTCTGGAGAGCTGCAAGCCTTGTTCCAAATGAATAACCAGGAGATAAAGAAACTGATCTCTGATGCTCAGAGGACCCTATGCTAGAGGCATCAAGGAAGAGTACTTGTCCCCTGCCCCACAGCCCAGCTTGGTTTGCTCTCTGGAGCAGGTATGAAGGGGCAAGAAGCCCAAGAGGTCCTATTCTTCCCACCCCAACCTCTGGGCTGGGCCACAGTCCTCTGCACTGGCCTCTCTGGGGCCTTCTCTGGACCAAGCAGGGCTGCCAGACTGCACTGCCTGCCCAGGAGTTTACAAACAAAGCCAGGGAAAGGGCTGGGGCTGTATGTGGGGAGGGCAACAGCTCTTCCTCTCTTGGCTAcaacctctctcctcctcccctcctttctacAGGGGTGGAAATGGAAAATTAGGGTGGCAGGGCAGGTGGCCCCACGCAAACCAAAGAGGgactcaagagaaaaaaaacaccaaaaacggGACATAGCCCCCTTGGGTGCCTCAGGGGAATTAAAGACATAGGTAGGGGTTCAAGCCGCCAAAATACCCACAGGTTCACATACATTTACACAAATAAACACATGGAGaaccacacacaaatatacatattcaaaaaataaacacattcaaaTACACACATAAATGCTCGCCTGATATGCACAGAGTTCGGGCCGTAGGGTTCCCAGTGCCCAGTGGACTCGAATGCCTCTCCCTGCGGGTTCCTGAGATCGCAGCCCCATCCGTGGCCCGGCCCCCTCCGGGCCCCCGCCACGCATCCGGAACAGCTGGAGTCGGCCTGGCGGTGCACTCAAGCCGGGCGCTGGGCTGGGCGGGGCCGGCAGCGGGgccccggccggggccgggcaGAGCTCAGCGGGGAGGCCCTGAGCCTGCCCCGTTAGCCCCGGCACCCGGCCCGGCTACCACGGTCGGACGCCGGTCACCAGGCGGGCCGTGGCCCCAGCCGGCCCGGAGAGCCGCGGCCTGAGTGTGCAACATTGCCGGAGGAGGTAAGGCTGTCGCTTCAGGCTCAGGCCGGGGGAGAGGTGCCTAGAGCCACCAACAAGTCCCCCCCTCCACCTCTCGGTTGGGGAAGGCTGTGTCCTCTGACTGGCCTCCTCACCCAACCCTTGGGATCCCCCACCCCTGTGTCCTGTGTCGCCTCACCCAGGGCTGCAGAGCCTCCTTGGACCTCCCGAGGGCCAACCCGAGGGCTGCAGATTCCTTCTCCCCAGGCGCGTTGCCCAAGGCCGTGGGTGAGGGGCAATTGGATCTGGGGGTAGGGGCGTTGGGTCCTTGATCTCAGCTCGGCAAAGTCCGTTCTGGGCGGCGACGGGGCCCACCCAGGCTCCTGGTCTTACCTGGCCCGCACGGCGGCTGTATACCTCCCCGATGGGCTCCTGCCGCCCTTCTCCGGCGCCAAATCCCGGGTTGGAGAGCCTGAGACCTCCGGGCCAGCGCTGCCATCACAGCCAGGCCGGCGGGAGGCGGGTACGCCGGGAGCGCGGCTCTCAGTTTGGGGTGGGGGCGGCGGCTTTTCAGTCGCCGGTGGTTCGAGTGCAATAAAGGAGCCGCTAATGTAATTTACAAACAGGTCGGGCCGAGCGCGGCGCAGCGCCGGGACTGACAGGCGCATTAGGCAGGCTAATTCCAGCCGGCTCCTCCTACCCCAGGCCCGCTAATTAATGAGCTTCCCAACTTAGAGCTGCCTGCATTGGACTGACAGAGTGAAAGAGAGGacgagggagagggagagaaggagacggggggagcagagaagagagagggagggagagagggagagagggagggagagagggagggagagagggagagagggagggagagagggagggagagagggagagagagaagaggaggagagagaacagagaaagaagagaggagaaagacagggagaaagaaagagagagagaagtgccGCTGCAGATAATTGATTACTCCTCGATCAAGGCTAACTTGTTAGCAATAGTCAATTGCCCCATCTCTCCGCCTCCCCTCGTAGTACGGGATCGGCGCCCTCGCCTCGGCTCTTCCAACTGCCGCCGCCAGGACCCGGGGCCAGGAGCCGCCGCGGAGCCACCTGACACCTTTAAATAGCACCGGGGCTGGCGAAACTGGAGCCCCGCGCGGCGCGCTCCGGCTCGCGCCCCGGATTGCTGGAAGCCCCGGCGGCGGCAGCGCCCGCGTCAGCGCCCTCCTTCTGGGGCCCCGTGCGGCTGTGCTCGCCTCTGCCGCTGCGCTAATCGGCCCCGAGCCTGGCCCGCGCGCTGCCGGGCGCGGCCTCCTTCCCGCCTGCCGCCCGCCCGCGCCTCCCGGCGCCCGAGCTGCCCGCGGGCTGGGTCCCCGAGGCCCGAGCCTCCCCGGCCGGGCCCCCAAAAGAGGCCGAGATGACTTCCAAGGAGGACAGCAAGGCGGCACCAGGGGAGGAGAGGCGGCGCAGCCCGCTGGACCACCTGCCGCCTCCCGCCAACTCCAACAAACCGCTGACTCCGTTCAGCATCGAGGACATCCTCAACAAGCCGTCTGTGCGGAGAAGTTACTCGCTGTGCGGGGCGGCGCACCTGCTGGCGGCCACGGACAAGCACGCGCCGGGCGGCTTGCCCCTGGCGGGCCGCGCGCTGCTCTCGCAGACCTCGCCGCTGTGCGCGCTGGAGGAGCTTGCCAGCAAGACTTTTAAGGGGCTGGAGGTCAGCGTCCTGCAGGCAGCCGAAGGTAGGCGCCGCCACTGGGTTCCCCGGCGCCCAGCACCAGGCTCCCGGCTCCATGTGTCCCACGCTTAGTGCTCTCTGCCTCTGCCCGCCCCCTCCCGCGCCGGCTGTCAGGGCCCTCCAGCCCAAGCCGCTGCCGCTGGGAGTGAAGATGCGTGGGACAGGACCCAAACCCTATTTCCTAGGGGCCTCTGGATAGGCCAGAGTCGAGTGACCGCGGAGGGGAGGCAGGAACCCAAGATCTCTCTGCAGTCTGCCTGCTCTGCTTAACTCCCTCCCGTTCTCAGTGGCCTGTGGGTACTGCTAGCCCTGTTCCTGAAGTGGGGAATGCAGAGCCTTTGCTGGGACCTTTTGGGTAGGGGTAGAGCAGGGCTGATTGCGACGATGTGGAGAGCTAACATTCACACCCAGGCAGGGCGTCCCTGTCTGGCTCTCATGTTCTAGCGACCTCGGGTCTTTCAAACCAACTCTCAGGTGAAGCGGCAGAGACCAAAACAATTTTTCCTAGGGACTTCCGGTGGACgagagatgggggaagggggCTTGTCATAGTCTGGGTGGACGAATCTAATCCTAGAAGGGAACAGCGGCAGACTGCAGGCCGGATGGGTCTAGGTGGGGTGAGTAAGGACCGGGGTGGGGTCTCCTCTCCTCTGGCGCAAGCCTATACTTTGGTTTCCTCTCAGGCCGCGACGGGATGACCATCTTTGGGCAGCGGCAGACCCCCAAGAAGCGGCGAAAGTCGCGCACGGCCTTCACCAACCACCAGATTTACGAGTTGGAGAAGCGTTTCCTCTACCAGAAGTATCTGTCCCCCGCCGATCGCGACCAAATTGCGCAGCAGCTGGGCCTCACCAATGCTCAGGTCATCACCTGGTTCCAGAATCGGCGTGCCAAGCTCAAACGGGACCTGGAGGAGATGAAGGCCGACGTGGAGTCCGCCAAGAAACTGGGCCCCAGCGGGCAGATGGACATCGTGGCGCTGGCCGAACTCGAGCAGAGCTCAGAGGctgcgggcggcggcggcggcggctgcggcagGGCTAAGTCAAGGCCTGGCTCTCCGGCACTCCCCCCAGGCGCCCCGCAGGCCCCGGGCGCCGGGCCCCTGCAGCTCTCGCCCGCCTCCCCGCTCACGGACCAGCCGGCCAGCAGCCAGGACTGCTCGGAGGACGAGGAAGACGAAGAGATCGACGTGGACGATTGAGCGGCGCCCGGCATCTTCCGCAGCCCCGGGCTCCTAGCGCTCTTTGCCCGCCACCTCCCGGACAGGACCGCCGAGGGGATCTGGGACCTCCTCTGCAGCTCCCGTCTTCTCCCCTGTCCCTGGCCCGGACTCGGCTCCTGGCAGCCGCCTCTTCCCTCTCGAAGCAATAAACCTGGGCTGGCCGGCCGAGCCGGCCGCCGCGCGCGGCCTCCGCTGCCCCGGGAGCCCTCGCCGTGCAATTCTGTATGGCttctgtataaatatttaaacCTATATACCGGGTTCTTCCCACCGCAgcctgactttttttctttctttcttttattttttaaaatctcggAGAGTTCCATGTTCTCAAAGCTCAGGCTGCCGGGTTTGCTGAGGGCGAGATAGAATCGAGGGTAATGAACACTTAACCTCGAGGTCTGGAGGAGGGGCAGCCCCGactttttgatttttctctgcatGTGGCGAATGCACCGGtcctctccctcctcacctccctaGGCCTATTGCagttgatttcttttatttctttctgcctttattccccccccacacacgtGGGAAGGGGCTGAGGGGGGCAACCGGGTCCTGACTTGCGAGTTTCAAATCGAtgtttcccccacccccgcccccaccccagcgAGAGAAGTCTGTTTTCGATGCCATTTCTGCCTCCTAATGCCCAGTAATGCTATTTTTAAgattcctcccaccctctcccggTTGCCTGGGACTGACTATTGGGGTCCGGGTCTTAGGGACAAAGCAGGGGGAAATCCAACAACcaaccaatcaaccaaccaaccaaccaacgaAAACAGAACCCAAAGCCCAAgaattattttttactctttttagaatttttttgcatgtgacaGAGACTGAGAGGAGGCCGACCTAAGCCCTCGCGCCACCTCCTCCACAGCTCTGGGTCTGTCTTGCTGTATCCAACGCCCTGCTCCTAGCTCGACTTGGCCAGACGAGGGTGCCTGGATGAGAGTGGGTCCCGCGTGCCACTCCCCtgctcctgccctgccctctcctccccggACTGTACCCAAGGCCTCTTTCTCCGATAAATAAAGTCTTTGCCATTTTACTAGAACCGGCGGTGACCGTTTCTGAACGAGTGGACCTTATTCAGTGAAGCCGCGTCAGGCTCGGTGTCTCGCCGCTGCTGGTCGCCGGCTGCCCAGGCCTTGGAGATTTGGAGGAGTTTCGGGGCAGGCGTGAGAATGAGGGGTGAGGGGGAAGTAGTGAGAGGGAGGAGGCGCTTCTTGCCCACAAACACGCGGCAGCTACCAAATGGTGCGGGGGCGAGAGAAGCGGGCTTCGCCAGGTCCGGGTAAAAAGAGAGGCGTACAGTGCTGGGAGAAAACGTGTGCGTACTTTGAGGGCGCCACGGGtgcaaaattaatttgtatggGGCAAAAGCTGGGTGGGTGGGGACTTGCCGTGGGGTTCGTGCATCCCAGCCGGGACCCAAGGGCATTCTTCCTGCGCTCCCCGGGACACCAGCTAAGCCTCGGGTGTGGTATATAGCTCAGTCGGACAGCGGGCTGGAGCCTGAGGGCTCCCCAAGTTTCGGTTCGCCAGAGAGCCTCACCCTTGGGTGAGGGAGGAAAATGAGGCCAAAGGCACCAAGGGCAGGCTGAATTACTCACACGTGCACTGGAAGATGTGAGCCCGAAGCGTCTGAGAGTTAGGGTGGATTTCTGGTAACGTTCACAAATTCTGGGCCCCGAACCCGTCTGGGGACAGAGACATCAATCTCCCAAGGACTCTGGGGGAGTCCCCGCACCCCGAGGGCGGCTGGGGCAGGAACACAGGCAGCTTTTACTTTTCCGAACGGAacgggtttctctctgggcttttgtTGTCGCTGGGCTGGCGAGTGGCCGCTGTCACTAGAGGAGGGTCCCGCCTCCAGGCCACTCGGCTCTCTTTCTAAGCAAAATTGATGTGAGAAATGCGCATCTGGTCTCGGGCAGGCGATGGGGCCCCGGGGCCTGAATCGGGAACGTGCGAGTCCATGAGGAAacgaagagagagaaatagaagaaaagagagcAGAACACTTCAAAAGCAGAGCGAGAAAGTGGAGAGCCACAGAGAcgggggagaaagagaaagaggaaaagctacaaagagagagacagaaacagagacagagacagagggagaaaagTGGAATGGGGAGAGGGTAGAGAAGAGAGGCGAGAACGAAAGAAGAGAGGCGGCCGGGCAGCGGGGCCGGCGTGCGGCCGGTTCCTCCCGGGCGACATAAATCGCCCTCTCAGGATGGATGGGTCTGTAATTCGGAGCGCGGACCATGAAGGCCGGGACGAATGGACCCGGGCGGCCGCTGACAGGCGACAATAGCCGGGCCCAGCCCCCCGCGGCTCCGGGTGCGGGCGCGGCCTCGGCCCTCCGCAGCCCAGAGCGCGCCGGCGCTGGCGACCATATGGTTTTTGAATTTTCTTCACAATTTGTAGACAATTTGATGGATTAGGTCCCCGCGCGCGCCTCCCCGGCACAAAGGCGGCGCAGGGACCGCGGCGCGTCGGTCACTCGGGCATCTGCGCCCGCCGTGcgcaccccgcccccgcccggcccccgccccgcgccctgAGCCCGGGGCCGCCCGCCCAACACGCCCATGAATCCCAATGAAGCGGCCCTGGCACCTCAGGCCGCTGCCCGCTTCTCGGCCCCGGGCCGGGCCCTGCTGGGTCCCTTCGGGCTGGGGGCGGCGGCCCCGGGGCTGAGCCCACCCGAGCTGCAGAGCCCGCGGGGCGCGCAGCTAAGCAGGCGCATCGGGGCTGAGGAGAAACGGGGCCATTTATCCGCCCGTCTAGTTAAAGCGGGTTATTTGTTTGCTTCTCTGgcctccccctcccatcccctcccccttccctcctccccctccttccccttctgccttttattcttttgtctctaaatGGATTTAATGAGCCTGAAAAACATGACAATTGAATATaaccaagaaataaaaagtaacgagggaggaaggaagaaggaaaagaaagaaggaaagaaggaaggggaaggattaataaaataaaggggaaaatccattcaattcaacaaatgtttgttgtgcCTCTTTTCTGTGCCAGGCCACGCTGGGGGCTGGGGAAATGGAAACGAATCAGATCCAGTTCCTACCCTCAAGGAGCTCCCAGTCTAGCAGACGAGACCCGCCGCACCCCAGCGCAGATAGGAGACCTGGGCCGAGGGGCAGAGAAGTGCCCTTTGCAGAGCTCGGAGAACCGACTCAGGGCCCCGGGTAGTGGGGGCTTCAGGGAGGAGGTGGCTTTGGACCCAGGCCTTGAAAGATGAGGAGGAATTCGTTATTTCTATAGGCCAGAACGAGGGCGGGCGGAAGGAGGGACCGCACGGTCGtcggagggaaggggagagaggcgaACGCGGAGCCCAGGGCTTGACCCCAAGGAGCCCTGGAGAGAGCGCGCCGCGCTGGGTCCCACACCTTTTGGGAAGCGGATTCCAGCCGCCCCGCAGTCTTCTCGTCTATGCTGGATTCGATGCCTCCGCCAGGCTGCCGGTGGGCTTCCGGAACCCGGCCGACAGCGCGTGTGGCCGTGGCATCCCGACTCGGTCCGAGCGGGCAGCGCGGCG includes the following:
- the LOC131750791 gene encoding uncharacterized protein isoform X1, with product MRLSVPALRRARPDLFVNYISGSFIALEPPATEKPPPPPQTESRAPGVPASRRPGCDGSAGPEVSGSPTRDLAPEKGGRSPSGRYTAAVRASPAPGLSAPPGRLQLFRMRGGGPEGAGPRMGLRSQEPAGRGIRVHWALGTLRPELCAYQSVPVSTPDTGRQDRILRTTLLLPISYSLRTSRVQDYCEAARKRQVRWTDSTLTSDGSTAGRLCDVG
- the LOC131750791 gene encoding uncharacterized protein isoform X2 → MRLSVPALRRARPDLFVNYISGSFIALEPPATEKPPPPPQTESRAPGVPASRRPGCDGSAGPEVSGSPTRDLAPEKGGRSPSGRYTAAVRASPAPGLSAPPGRLQLFRMRGGGPEGAGPRMGLRSQEPAGRGIRVHWALGTLRPELCAYQSVPVSTPDTGRQDRILRTTLLLPISYSLRTSRVQDYCEAARKGPATVTLLVEFRECFFCCRSRFR
- the LOC131750791 gene encoding uncharacterized protein isoform X3 translates to MRLSVPALRRARPDLFVNYISGSFIALEPPATEKPPPPPQTESRAPGVPASRRPGCDGSAGPEVSGSPTRDLAPEKGGRSPSGRYTAAVRASPAPGLSAPPGRLQLFRMRGGGPEGAGPRMGLRSQEPAGRGIRVHWALGTLRPELCAYQSVPVSTPDTGRQDRILRTTLLLPISYSLRTSRVQDYCEAARKSACGGLDILCPS
- the LBX1 gene encoding transcription factor LBX1, with the translated sequence MTSKEDSKAAPGEERRRSPLDHLPPPANSNKPLTPFSIEDILNKPSVRRSYSLCGAAHLLAATDKHAPGGLPLAGRALLSQTSPLCALEELASKTFKGLEVSVLQAAEGRDGMTIFGQRQTPKKRRKSRTAFTNHQIYELEKRFLYQKYLSPADRDQIAQQLGLTNAQVITWFQNRRAKLKRDLEEMKADVESAKKLGPSGQMDIVALAELEQSSEAAGGGGGGCGRAKSRPGSPALPPGAPQAPGAGPLQLSPASPLTDQPASSQDCSEDEEDEEIDVDD